The Candidatus Neomarinimicrobiota bacterium DNA window TATAATCGTCCCGAGATCCACGTTTCGTGTTGTTCGACAAGTATGGCGGTAATGAGTCTCAGACACGATTCCTGATTGGGAAAAAGACGTGCGACACGTGTTCGCCTTTTAATCTCCTGATTCAGGCGTTCC harbors:
- a CDS encoding transposase — its product is ERLNQEIKRRTRVARLFPNQESCLRLITAILVEQHETWISGRLYLNFDIDECEVKNNAMPFYRKNVA